ACGGCAGGGAACAGTGAGCCGTATGGAAAACGATGTGGCAACCCTTCTCGCCCGGCACACCGAAGCGCTCGCCCTCTTCACCGAGCGAGTGCACGCCGTAGGGGCCGACCAGTGGGACGCTCCGACGCCCTGTACCGACTGGTCCGTACGCGATCTCGTCAACCACCTCACCGCGGAACAGCTGTGGGTGCCCCCTCTCGTGACCGAGGGAGCGGGCATCGAGGACATCGGCGACGCCTACGACGGGGACGTACTCGGCAGGAAACCGAAGGCCACCTGGGACGCCGCATCGCGCGCCGCCCGCAAGGCCTTCGCGGCCGAGGGCGCGCTGGAGCAGACCGTAGTGCTGTCGTACGGGGAGACCCCGGCCGTGGCGTACTGCGCGCAGATGATCACGGATGCCGTCGTGCACACCTGGGACCTGTCGCGCGCGCTCGGGGCGCAGGAGCGGCTGCCGGACGTGCTGGTGAGCTTCGCGCTGGAGGAGGTCACGCCGTACGCCTCGGGCCTGGCGAAGTCCGGCCTGTTCGCCCCGCCCATCGAGCCCCCGCCGGGCGACAGCCACCAGACCAGGCTGCTGGCCCTGCTCGGCCGCCGGGCCTGACGGCACCGCGGCTTGACGCACCGCGGCTCTGACGGCGCCGGGCCTCTGATGTCGCCGAGCCTCTAATCCGGGCCTCTGATGTCGCCGAGCCTCTAATGTCGCCGAGCCACAGGAACACCGAGGTGACAGGCGCCTCACGCGGCGGCGGGGCGCGGGCGGAGCTGGGCGTACCCGGCCCGTAATCGGGCGCGCCCGTCCGCGTAACACGGGCGTCGCACGCTGGCCGTATGCCCGATGTGCTCGACGACACCACCCCGACCCACTGCCCCTACTGCGCGCTGCAGTGCGGCATGAACCTGCGCGGCAGAGCCGAGGCGGTCGAGGTGGTGGAGCGCCCGGACTTCCCCGTGAACCGGGGCGCGCTGTGCGGCAAGGGCCGTACCGCGCCCGCGCTGCTCTCCTCCCGGGTGCGCCTGACCGAGCCCCTGGTCCGACGCCCCGCCACAGGCAGGCTCGAGCCGGCCACCTGGGAGGAGGCCCTCCGGACCGTTGCGACGGGACTGTCACGTACGCGGACGGTGTACGGCCCCGACGCGGTCGGCGTCTTCGGCGGCGGCGGCCTCACCAACGAGAAGGCGTACGCGCTCGGGAAGTTTGCCCGGGTCGTACTCGGCACCTCGCAGATCGACTACAACGGACGCTTCTGCATGTCGTCGGCGGCGGCCGCGCACCAGCGGGCGTTCGGTCTCGACCGCGGGCTGCCGTTCCCGCTGGAGGACATTCCGCGCAGCGGATGCGTGATCCTGGTCGGCTCGAACCTGGCCGAGACCATGCCGCCCGCGCTGCGCTATCTGACCGAACTGCGCGAGAACGGCGGCACCTTGATCGTCGTCGACCCGCGGCGGACCCGGACCGCGGAGCAGGCCGACCTGCATCTGGCGCCCCGCCCGGGGACGGACCTGGCGCTCGCGCTCGGGCTGCTCCATGTGGCGGTGGCGGAAGGGCGTACGGACGAGGA
The Streptomyces lunaelactis genome window above contains:
- a CDS encoding TIGR03086 family metal-binding protein, which produces MENDVATLLARHTEALALFTERVHAVGADQWDAPTPCTDWSVRDLVNHLTAEQLWVPPLVTEGAGIEDIGDAYDGDVLGRKPKATWDAASRAARKAFAAEGALEQTVVLSYGETPAVAYCAQMITDAVVHTWDLSRALGAQERLPDVLVSFALEEVTPYASGLAKSGLFAPPIEPPPGDSHQTRLLALLGRRA